A single Gambusia affinis linkage group LG20, SWU_Gaff_1.0, whole genome shotgun sequence DNA region contains:
- the LOC122823518 gene encoding disks large homolog 5-like isoform X2: MELQHKELLEKCYQNLVESITDADRVVDVLSRRGALSQSELMELGHHCVSGSEKVDLLLKILMSKDRDCFAEFCTALEATHPHLHSLLLDGTTGSTYSVLSTMPSDSESSSSLSSLGTSGQASSPLPAHVDVHQTSEKMETVLFQLRQVTRERDELLKRVALPTAGNSIDECRLNLRSGHDYERLKLQCMKAMADLQSLQNQHSTTLKRCEEAVKKADFYRRLTSDHNQLKEELEAVRQHNIQVVREHNHVKQTCEELRRLHEEDQREVADMRLLHQQVMREGSSDVLNKLYETTVDKLEAMKSDYEALRKRYNEKTASHNADLSRLDQFEEENHRLQKTLDILSKQRDAAIHYQQQFSASVQRFDNTQHELSKATVQNLELQRELERLQSETTRLKTQQLKALKDCEKYKEERDSVISEYRLIMSERDQVIKEVDRLQTGLEVAEAKLKNNSSERRVANEELEALQQELASALVDRDRAICEKNELLEKYCHEVKDKAEAQKGLNQACKDIETVREERDVARKERTEAIIQRDQLLREYYQARQKQDSATLDMERANKEIEILRKQYEAISQEHKEALQEAEVAKCRRDWAFQERDKIVAERESIRTLCDNLRRERDRAVSDLADALRNLDDTRKQKNDAMRELKEQKEKLEDQLETEARYRQLMAHSSHDSAIDTDSIEWETEVVELEKHRDMDLKALGFDIAECVNDPYLPGDSGIFVSKVDKGSIAEGRLRVNDWLLKINDVDLTNKDRKQVIKAVLSWEGVINMVVRRRKSLGGRVITPIQINLAGHKDCGIGLESGVFVATLAAGSPAARDCNLTVGDRLLAINGIELHDRSLSECESLLRTCDNSLSVSLMKFLPQSSSGQNLFEGMRDSEKTLRLQSGELHPRGCKNSKHNCSTQTDICSCKSSIREEEVCKDACDSLENGGNSSTHSHHKSFSNCSQQSCSLSMSHSLSEPHPAFSYQHQDLSPRSLTFTPLVSNCSPPQPPVDRGQSPPAKAGGGTWPKVIVGTSLTECTQLSIFKKPKQRKSIFEVNAFRRPETAPKLDYMSNHSPQSSASETSQTPPTPPTRSDSFRFKHRQQNSSASDSTITTGTAPASLALAASPQDEGFVGSQEYYTNIPAGKNKKNFKEEESRRRTEVQEKRRYRPKSAPALRRNMTPLHIPVPMQTQVSSDELSPEPADLLRFSPLRTNRYSVPYAPPSYLTAHLPQRRAAPCPAITAVMRNPVYTAWSHEIQNCPPVPNSGLDPHPQSPQQQAPLSLDLGHKRNGHLSETSHSQPPHSTKSLPCGARLSSPGTLQFRAERIKIPPARYSRSTGSDKASLSHSECSSPTPPMSPVNLDTSSFSSSQSQSSVSSHPRISVSPAPVGDRRKDGPFLGEPRNVTVQKGVEPLGISIVSGENGGVFVSKVTLGSIAHQARLEYGDQLLEFNGINLRNANEQQARLVIGQQCDTVSILAQYNPHMFQLGNHSRSGSQMEYSNNHLTTSPDNHSAVDTLSEQDEGTMTPPSRQTTPATSPHNSFRLPGSLLLRAAEPRLVRLKRIDTELGVQICGGNVCGIFVEMLDDESPAKTPDGLLPGDLILEYNGVGMKNKTKEDAYLEMMKPADQVTFKVQNYGDSLAVIKESQGDGFFIRALYERVAEAEQELSFKKDDILYVEDTLPNGNFGFWMAWQLDENAQRLERGQIPSKYMMDQEFYKRHGLADMKDENGTSKSMSAAARRSFFRRRLKHKRSSSKDGKDLMALDSISTDSLPIPEDGMSLMYQRVQKVDCSSPRPVLIFGPLVEACKDLLVTEAPANFCRCLPEIMKASQQAIERGVKDCVFIDYKRRSGHFDVTTVASIKEIIEKDCHCLLDIAPHAIERLHSVHIYPIVIFIRYKNAKQIKEQKDPLYLRDKLSQKHSKEQFEAAQKIEQDYSRFFTGVVQGGSVSSICTQITTIVEHEQHKVLWIPDEAP, translated from the exons GGTCCACTTACAGCGTTCTGTCCACCATGCCATCAGACTCTGAGAGCAGCAGCTCGCTCAGCAGCTTGG GTACCTCTGGTCAAGCCTCTTCCCCTCTTCCTGCCCATGTCGACGTCCATCAGACAAGTGAAAAGATGGAGACGGTGCTGTTCCAGCTGAGACAAGTGACTCGTGAGAGGGATGAACTGCTCAAACGTGTGGCCCTCCCTACAGCTGGAAACTCTATTGATGAATGCAG ACTAAACTTAAGATCAGGCCATGACTATGAGCGTCTAAAGCTGCAGTGCATGAAGGCAATGGCGGACCTGCAGTCCCTGCAGAACCAGCACAGCACCACTCTGAAGAGGTGCGAGGAGGCTGTGAAGAAGGCAGACTTTTATCG ACGTCTGACGAGTGACCACAACCAGCTAAAAGAAGAGCTGGAGGCTGTGAGGCAACACAACATCCAGGTGGTTAGAGAGCACAACCACGTGAAGCAGACCTGTGAGGAGCTCAGGAGGCTGCATGAGGAAGATCAGAGGGAGGTGGCTGATATGAGGCTTCTGCACCAGCAG GTGATGAGAGAAGGATCATCTGATGTCCTGAACAAGCTGTACGAAACAACTGTGGACAAACTGGAGGCAATGAAAAGCGACTACGAAGCTTTGAGGAAGCGCTACAATGAGAAGACAGCCAGTCATAATGCCGACCTGAGCCGTTTGGACCAATTTGAGGAGGAGAATCATCGTTTGCAGAAGACCCTGGACATCCTGTCGAAACAGAGGGACGCTGCTATCCACTACCAGCAGCAGTTCTCCGCATCTGTTCAGAG GTTCGATAACACCCAACATGAGCTCTCCAAGGCCACTGTCCAGAATCTGGAGCTACAGCGAGAACTGGAGCGTCTGCAGTCAGAGACGACGCGGCTTAAAACCCAGCAGCTGAAGGCCTTAAAGGACTGCGAGAAGTACAAGGAGGAGCGGGACTCTGTGATCAGCGAATACCGCCTGATCATGAGTGAGAGGGACCAGGTGATCAAAGAGGTGGACAGGCTCCAGACGGGGCTGGAGGTGGCGGAGGCAAAACTCAAGAACAATTCCTCAGAGAGACGAGTGGCCAACGAGGAGTTGGAGGCTTTACAGCAA GAGCTAGCTTCAGCCCTGGTGGACAGGGACCGAGCTATTTGTGAAAAGAACGAACTGCTGGAGAAATACTGCCATGAGGTAAAGGACAAAGCTGAGGCCCAAAAGGGGCTGAACCAGGCCTGCAAGGACATCGAGACGGTGCGTGAGGAAAGGGATGTGGCCCGCAAAGAAAGAACAGAAGCCATCATCCAGAGGGACCAGCTGCTGCGAGAGTATTACCAGGCCAGACAG AAACAAGACTCTGCCACTCTGGACATGGAACGGGCCAACAAAGAGATTGAGATTCTTAGAAAGCAGTACGAGGCCATTTCTCAGGAGCATAAGGAGGCTCTGCAAGAGGCAGAGGTTGCTAAATGTCGACGGGACTGGGCTTTCCAGGAGAGGGACAAGATTGTGGCAGAGAGGGAGAGCATTCG GACATTATGCGACAACCTGAGACGAGAGAGAGACAGGGCTGTGAGCGATCTGGCAGATGCTCTTAGAAATCTGGATGATACGAGAAAGCAGAAGAACGATGCTATGCGAGAACTCAAAGAACAAAA aGAGAAGTTGGAAGACCAGTTGGAGACAGAAGCCAGATATCGCCAGCTAATGGCTCACAGTTCACATGACTCAGCCATAGACACAGACTCCATAGAGTGGGAAACGGAAGTTGTAGAGCTGGAAAAGCACAGG GATATGGATTTGAAAGCACTTGGTTTTGATATTGCTGAATGTGTAAATGATCCATATTTACCAGGAGATAGTGGGATATTTGTTTCCAAGGTGGACAAAGGAAGTATTGCAGAAGGTAGATTAAG GGTGAACGACTGGCTGTTGAAAATTAATGATGTGGATCTGACCAATAAGGACAGAAAGCAAGTGATCAAAGCTGTGTTGAGCTGGGAGGGAGTAATCAATATGGTAGTTCGAAGGAGGAAGTCACTCGGAGGACGAGTCATCACCCCAATACAGATTAACCTGGCTGGACACAAAG ACTGTGGAATTGGTTTGGAGAGTGGAGTGTTTGTTGCCACATTGGCTGCAGGAAGTCCTGCTGCCAGAGACTGTAATCTCACTGTTGGTGACAGACTGTTGGCT ATCAATGGAATTGAACTTCATGACAGATCTCTTTCTGAATGCGAGTCTCTGCTGAGGACCTGTGACAACTCTCTCAGTGTCTCCCTTATGAAG TTCCTTCCTCAGAGCTCTTCTGGACAGAATTTATTTGAAGGTATGAGGGACTCTGAAAAGACCCTGCGTCTCCAATCCGGTGAGCTCCACCCCAGAGGCTGCAAGAACTCCAAGCACAACTGCTCAACTCAAACGGACATTTGCAGCTGCAAGTCGAGCATCAGAGAGGAGGAAGTATGTAAAGATGCTTGCGATTCCCTGGAAAACGGCGGCAACAGCAGCACTCATTCCCATCACAAATCCTTCTCCAACTGCTCCCAGCAATCCTGCTCTTTGTCCATGTCCCACAGTCTGTCAGAGCCTCACCCAGCGTTCAGCTACCAGCACCAGGACCTCAGTCCTCGTTCCCTTACATTCACGCCTTTGGTGTCTAACTGCAGCCCTCCTCAGCCACCTGTGGACAGAGGACAGAGCCCACCAGCGAAGGCCGGTGGAGGAACATGGCCTAAAGTCATAGTTGGGACTTCTCTTACTGAGTGCACACAGCTGTCCATCttcaaaaaacccaaacagaggAAGTCCATCTTTGAAGTAAATGCTTTCAGGAGGCCAGAGACGGCTCCTAAACTGGACTACATGTCGAACCATTCGCCACAGAGTTCAGCATCTGAAACTTCTCAGACGCCTCCCACCCCGCCCACCAGGAGCGACTCTTTTAGATTTAAGCATCGGCAACAGAATAGCTCTGCGTCTGACTCCACCATCACCACTGGCACGGCACCAGCCTCCCTGGCCTTGGCAGCAAGCCCCCAGGATGAGGGGTTTGTGGGAAGCCAGGAATATTACACCAACATAcctgcaggaaaaaacaaaaagaacttcAAGGAAGAGGAGAGCCGACGGCGGACCGAAGTACAGGAAAAGAGGAGGTACAGGCCAAAGTCAGCGCCAGCTCTACGGCGGAACATGACTCCGTTGCACATTCCTGTTCCCATGCAG ACTCAGGTTTCCTCTGATGAGCTCTCTCCAGAGCCAGCGGACTTGTTGCGTTTCTCTCCTTTGAGAACAAATCGGTACAGCGTGCCATATGCCCCGCCAAGCTATTTGACAGCAC acctTCCACAGAGACGTGCGGCACCATGCCCTGCCATAACTGCTGTGATGAGGAACCCAGTTTACACAGCGTGGAGCCATGAGATCCAGAACTGTCCTCCAGTTCCCAATTCAGGCCTTGATCCACATCCACAAAG CCCCCAGCAACAGGCTCCTCTCAGTTTGGACCTTGGCCACAAGCGCAATGGACACTTGAGTGAGACGAGCCACAGCCAACCACCACACAGCACCAAATCCTTGCCCTGTGGAGCCAGACTGA GCTCTCCTGGTACTTTACAGTTTAGGGCAGAGCGGATAAAAATCCCTCCGGCCCGTTACTCTCGCTCCACCGGCTCTGACAAAG CGTCTCTTTCACACTCAGAGTGCAGCAGCCCAACCCCTCCCATGTCTCCTGTCAACCTGGACACGTCGTCTTTCTCCAGCAGCCAGTCACAGAGCTCAGTTTCTTCCCATCCCAGGATATCAGTTAGCCCTGCTCCAGTTGGTGACAGGAGGAAGGATGG gcCTTTTTTAGGGGAGCCACGCAATGTGACAGTACAGAAAGGAGTAGAACCACTTGGGATCTCTATTGTGAGTGGAGAAAATGGAGGAGTGTTTGTTTCCAAAGTAACACTGGGGAGCATCGCTCATCAGGCTCGTCTAGAGTACGGAGACCAGCTGCTGGAG TTTAATGGAATCAACCTTCGCAACGCCAACGAGCAACAGGCACGGCTGGTGATCGGACAACAGTGTGACACGGTCAGCATTTTGGCTCAGTATAATCCTCACATGTTTCAGCTGGGGAACCACTCCCGATCAGG ttctcaAATGGAGTACAGCAACAACCATCTGACTACCAGTCCAGACAATCACTCCGCCGTGGACACACTGAGCGAACAGGACGAGGGAACAATGACGCCTCCTTCCAGGCAGACTACTCCTGCCACAAGTCCACACAACTCTTTCAG GCTTCCAGGTTCCCTTTTACTCCGGGCTGCAGAGCCTCGCCTGGTGAGGCTGAAGAGGATTGATACAGAGTTGGGTGTGCAGATCTGTGGAGGAAATGTTTGTGGCATCTTTGTGGAAATGCTGGATGATGAAAGCCCAGCAAAGACTCCTGACGGACTGCTTCCTGGAGACCTAATACTGGAG tacaATGGTGTCGGCATGaagaataaaactaaagaagatGCTTACCTGGAAATGATGAAACCAGCTGATCAAGTCACGTTCAAGGTCCAGAACTATGGGGACAGCCTTGCTGTCATCAAAGAATCTCAAGGAGATGGATTTTTTATCAG AGCGCTTTATGAGCGGGTTGCAGAAGCAGAGCAGGAGCTGAGCTTTAAGAAGGATGACATCCTGTATGTTGAAGACACTTTACCAAATGGCAACTTTGGCTTCTGGATGGCCTGGCAGCTTGATGAGAATGCACAGAGGCTGGAGAGGGGACAAATCCCAAGCAAATACAT GATGGATCAGGAGTTTTACAAAAGACACGGCTTGGCTGACATGAAGGATGAGAACGGAACCAGTAAGTCCATGTCTGCTGCTGCTCGGAGGTCGTTTTTCCGTCGGCGGCTGAAGCACAAACGAAGCAGCTCCAAGGATGGGAAGGACCTGATGGCTCTCGACTCCATAAGCACTGATTCTTTGCCCATCCCGGAAG ATGGAATGAGCCTGATGTACCAGCGGGTTCAGAAGGTGGACTGCTCGTCCCCCAGACCGGTGCTGATCTTTGGTCCGTTAGTGGAGGCCTGTAAGGACCTGCTGGTGACCGAGGCTCCTGCTAACTTCTGCCGCTGCTTGCCTG AAATCATGAAGGCATCCCAACAGGCAATAGAGCGAGGCGTGAAGGATTGTGTGTTCATCGATTACAAACGGAGGAGCGGCCATTTTGATGTGACAACTGTTGCATCAATAAAGGAGATTATAGAGAAG GACTGTCACTGTTTACTTGACATTGCTCCTCACGCCATCGAACGTCTTCACAGCGTTCACATCTACCCAATCGTCATATTCATTCGATACAAAAATGCCAAGCAGATAAA GGAACAGAAGGATCCTCTTTACCTGCGGGATAAACTCTCTCAGAAACATTCCAAGGAGCAGTTTGAAGCGGCACAGAAAATTGAGCAGGATTACAGCCGGTTCTTCACAG GTGTTGTCCAAGGAGGCAGTGTCTCCTCCATTTGCACTCAAATCACGACCATCGTGGAGCACGAGCAGCATAAAGTCCTCTGGATTCCAGATGAAGCACCATAG